A section of the Myxococcota bacterium genome encodes:
- a CDS encoding glutathione S-transferase family protein: protein MQLDSDGVTTREVLDWKGLHLLHFQASSCSQKVRILLAEKGLDWESHPVDLIRHENTHPWFVGINPRGVVPVLVHDGVVHIESNDILAYLDALPSEASPFFPQDAAEGERAKTSLELEDGLHMDLRTITMGFLVPATLAKKPPATLERFAQAGVEDEKRAIEVRWWRDFADQGITRQQGRASGAAFGRAFETLESWLADGEWLLGDRLSVLEIAWFISVHRLAGAGYPLERHPKLAALYARLLERPAFAREVESRGLPGLALQAYGWFRKLTGTTLREAMR from the coding sequence ATGCAACTCGATTCGGATGGCGTCACGACCCGCGAGGTCCTCGATTGGAAGGGTCTGCACCTGCTGCACTTCCAGGCGAGCTCCTGCTCTCAGAAGGTGCGGATCCTGCTGGCGGAGAAGGGACTCGACTGGGAATCACACCCGGTCGACCTGATCCGCCACGAGAACACCCACCCCTGGTTCGTGGGCATCAACCCGCGCGGCGTCGTGCCGGTGTTGGTGCACGACGGCGTCGTCCACATCGAGAGCAACGACATCCTGGCGTACCTCGATGCCTTGCCGTCCGAGGCGTCGCCCTTCTTTCCCCAGGACGCCGCCGAAGGCGAGCGGGCGAAAACCTCACTCGAGCTCGAAGACGGGCTCCACATGGACCTGCGGACGATCACGATGGGTTTCCTGGTTCCGGCGACCCTCGCGAAGAAGCCGCCCGCCACCCTCGAGCGGTTCGCCCAGGCCGGCGTAGAAGACGAGAAGCGGGCCATCGAAGTGCGGTGGTGGCGCGACTTTGCCGACCAGGGCATCACGCGCCAGCAGGGCCGCGCGTCGGGTGCCGCCTTCGGTCGTGCCTTCGAAACCCTCGAAAGCTGGCTCGCGGACGGCGAGTGGCTGCTCGGGGATCGTCTCTCGGTCCTCGAGATCGCGTGGTTCATCTCGGTGCACCGACTCGCGGGCGCGGGGTACCCGCTCGAGCGACACCCGAAGCTCGCCGCGCTCTACGCCCGGCTCCTGGAACGCCCCGCGTTCGCGCGCGAGGTCGAAAGCCGCGGGCTGCCCGGCCTGGCGCTCCAGGCCTACGGCTGGTTCCGCAAGCTCACGGGCACGACGCTGCGCGAGGCGATGCGCTGA
- a CDS encoding TetR/AcrR family transcriptional regulator: MAGRRSAVAEQDVADEGRRGRILSAALQTFAERGFDGATTREIAERAGANHGLIRYYFSSKEELWKAAVDRCFEELTGELGDAAANQDVAAAETERLVRRFVHFTSRNPEFIRLMNDEGKRNGARMRWLVKRHVRPIYEALVPRLEELGKQRGGPPIPPLSLYYIMVGAAGLIFSQAPEAKAASGEDPTTEAAVEAHADAVVSLLLGRR; this comes from the coding sequence GTGGCGGGGAGACGGTCGGCAGTCGCGGAGCAGGACGTCGCAGACGAGGGGCGCCGCGGCCGGATTCTCTCGGCTGCGCTCCAGACCTTCGCCGAGCGGGGCTTCGATGGAGCCACGACCCGGGAGATCGCCGAGCGGGCCGGCGCCAACCACGGCCTCATCCGGTACTACTTCTCGAGCAAAGAGGAGCTCTGGAAGGCCGCCGTCGACCGCTGCTTCGAAGAGTTGACCGGGGAACTCGGAGACGCCGCAGCGAACCAGGACGTGGCCGCGGCCGAGACCGAGCGGCTGGTGCGGCGCTTCGTGCATTTCACGTCCCGGAATCCCGAGTTCATCCGCCTGATGAACGACGAGGGCAAGCGCAACGGGGCGCGCATGCGTTGGTTGGTGAAGCGGCACGTGCGCCCGATCTACGAAGCGCTGGTTCCAAGGCTCGAAGAGCTCGGCAAGCAACGCGGCGGGCCGCCGATTCCGCCCCTGTCGCTCTACTACATCATGGTGGGCGCCGCGGGGCTGATCTTCAGCCAGGCCCCGGAAGCCAAGGCGGCCAGCGGAGAAGACCCGACCACCGAAGCCGCCGTCGAAGCCCACGCCGACGCGGTCGTTTCGCTCCTGCTCGGCCGGCGCTAG
- a CDS encoding ArsI/CadI family heavy metal resistance metalloenzyme — translation MRLQLALNVSDLEAAIEFYRKLFATEVHKRKPGYANFEVESPPLKLVLFENKTADESLNHLGVEVPEEADLDAAVTRVQEAGLAHRVEEDTTCCYARAGKVWTQSPDGLAWEWYRIREHSESFGGFDPNELQTVERCC, via the coding sequence ATGCGTCTGCAACTGGCACTCAACGTGAGCGACCTCGAGGCCGCGATCGAGTTCTACCGCAAGCTCTTCGCGACCGAGGTGCACAAGCGCAAGCCCGGCTACGCGAACTTCGAAGTGGAATCGCCTCCGCTCAAGCTCGTGCTCTTCGAGAACAAGACCGCCGACGAGTCGCTCAATCATCTCGGAGTCGAAGTGCCCGAGGAGGCGGATCTCGACGCTGCGGTCACCCGCGTACAGGAAGCGGGCCTGGCCCATCGCGTCGAGGAAGACACCACCTGCTGCTACGCACGGGCGGGGAAGGTGTGGACCCAGTCTCCCGACGGTCTCGCCTGGGAGTGGTATCGGATCCGCGAGCACAGCGAGAGCTTCGGCGGCTTCGACCCGAACGAGCTCCAGACGGTCGAGCGCTGCTGCTGA
- a CDS encoding alkylhydroperoxidase-related (seleno)protein has product MAFDYSDAPYPIRSDLADAFRKAWDWIAAPGSFWTGAQRVAIVAEARLAKEDFLRRGGVLPLSPSAVERDYDVSGELPEAASEAIHRIVTDASRISKGWLDRTLAAGLSEGAYVELLGVVVMSISIDAFHRALGLAPEPLPAPVAGEPTGEVPAGLVPGPGYVATLDKAAAVGPYEDLFPPLPQIPNVLRALSQVPSNVRMLSTLSSAQYLPHERLGNLGANTGRALSRSQIELVAGRVSALNECFYUTSAHTMLLRESSALQGESPDLLAVTDGARAAGSGVPGGEALIGFVEAAVRGDAGDAKRAREAVATELGDAAVVDAAAVIGNFSRMVRIADGTGIPLDTPVAMLSADVREELGIDAFGSAGNTPALAGWQRWLGRALRPAMSLVMRRFSAR; this is encoded by the coding sequence ATGGCCTTCGACTACTCCGACGCTCCCTACCCGATCCGGTCCGATCTGGCCGACGCGTTCCGCAAGGCGTGGGACTGGATTGCTGCGCCGGGCTCGTTCTGGACCGGCGCCCAGCGCGTCGCGATCGTGGCCGAGGCCCGACTGGCCAAGGAAGACTTCCTCCGTCGCGGCGGCGTCCTCCCGCTCTCGCCGAGCGCCGTCGAGCGCGACTACGACGTGTCGGGGGAGCTTCCCGAGGCGGCGAGCGAGGCGATCCACCGGATCGTGACGGACGCGTCGAGGATTTCGAAGGGGTGGCTCGACCGCACGCTGGCGGCTGGTTTGTCCGAGGGCGCCTACGTCGAGCTGCTCGGCGTGGTCGTCATGTCGATCTCGATCGATGCGTTCCACCGCGCGCTCGGCCTGGCACCCGAGCCGCTGCCCGCGCCCGTGGCCGGCGAGCCCACCGGGGAAGTTCCCGCCGGCCTGGTGCCGGGGCCGGGGTACGTCGCCACCCTCGACAAGGCGGCCGCGGTCGGGCCCTACGAGGATCTCTTCCCGCCGCTGCCCCAGATTCCGAACGTGCTGCGTGCGCTGAGCCAGGTGCCCAGCAACGTGCGGATGCTCAGCACCCTGAGCTCGGCCCAGTATCTGCCCCACGAACGTCTCGGCAATCTCGGTGCGAATACCGGGCGCGCACTCTCACGCTCGCAGATCGAACTGGTCGCGGGCCGCGTCTCGGCGCTCAATGAGTGCTTCTACTGAACGTCGGCACACACCATGCTGCTCCGTGAGAGCAGCGCGCTGCAGGGAGAGAGCCCGGATCTGCTCGCCGTGACCGACGGCGCGCGTGCGGCCGGGTCGGGAGTTCCGGGCGGAGAGGCGCTGATCGGGTTCGTCGAAGCGGCGGTGCGCGGAGACGCGGGCGACGCGAAACGCGCGCGCGAAGCGGTGGCGACCGAACTCGGTGACGCAGCGGTCGTCGACGCCGCGGCCGTGATCGGCAACTTCTCGCGGATGGTGCGGATCGCCGACGGCACGGGCATTCCCCTCGACACGCCGGTTGCGATGCTCAGCGCGGACGTGCGCGAAGAACTCGGCATCGACGCGTTCGGGTCCGCCGGGAACACGCCGGCACTGGCGGGCTGGCAGCGCTGGCTCGGGCGCGCGCTGCGTCCGGCGATGAGCCTGGTGATGCGCCGCTTCTCGGCGCGCTGA